A single window of Aspergillus puulaauensis MK2 DNA, chromosome 5, nearly complete sequence DNA harbors:
- a CDS encoding NEDD4 family E3 ubiquitin-protein ligase (COG:O;~EggNog:ENOG410PH9A;~InterPro:IPR035983,IPR024928,IPR001202,IPR000569, IPR036020,IPR035892,IPR000008;~PFAM:PF00397,PF00168,PF00632;~go_function: GO:0004842 - ubiquitin-protein transferase activity [Evidence IEA];~go_function: GO:0005515 - protein binding [Evidence IEA];~go_function: GO:0061630 - ubiquitin protein ligase activity [Evidence IEA];~go_process: GO:0006511 - ubiquitin-dependent protein catabolic process [Evidence IEA]) gives MGSNLPAQPNLRVTIIAADGLYKRDVFRLPDPFSVATVGGEQTHTTSVIKKTLNPYWNEMFDLRVNEDSILAIQIFDQKKFKKKDQGFLGVINVRIGDVIDLQMGGDEMLTRDLKKSNDNLVVHGKLIINLSTNLSTPNTNQANGLHRTQLGPSTSSGLVPQVAPTPSLPPAGPSSVDQSATASSASLNPQRVPSTTRPTSQLAPPNGAPPIPNGQGAPRPNLSSFEDNQGRLPAGWERREDNLGRTYYVDHNTRTTTWNRPSANYNEQTQRNQREANMQLERRAHQNRMLPEDRTGASSPNLSESQPQAQTPPAGGSGSSNSNVVSMMATGATTAGTGELPPGWEQRTTPEGRPYFVDHNTRTTTWVDPRRQQYIRMYGQNAAGGNTTIQQQPVSQLGPLPSGWEMRLTNTARVYFVDHNTKTTTWDDPRLPSSLDQGVPQYKRDFRRKLIYFRSQPALRIMSGQCHVKVRRNNIFEDSYAEIMRQSASDLKKRLMIKFDGEDGLDYGGLSREFFFLLSHEMFNPFYCLFEYSAHDNYTLQINPHSGVNPEHLNYFKFIGRVVGLAIFHRRFLDSFFIGAFYKMMLRKKVSLQDMEGVDEDLHRNLAWTLDNDIEGIIDLTFAVDDEKFGERRTIELKPGGEDVPVTNENKHEYVELVTEWKIVKRVEEQFNAFMSGFNELIPADLVNVFDERELELLIGGIADIDVDDWKKHTDYRGYQEQDEVIQNFWKIVRTWDAEQKSRLLQFTTGTSRIPVNGFKDLQGSDGPRRFTIEKSGDPIALPKSHTCFNRLDLPPYKTHDTLEHKLSIAVEETLGFGQE, from the exons ATGGGGTCCAATCTGCCTGC CCAACCGAATCTGAGGGTTACAA TTATCGCTGCTGACGGGTTATACAAGCGCGATGTTTTTC GTCTACCCGATCCCTTCTCCGTGGCCACCGTTGGAGGTGAGCAAACGCACACGACATCAGTGATTAAGAAGACGTTGAACCCGTATTGGAACGAGATGTTCGACCT ACGGGTCAATGAAGATAGCATCCTCGCAATTCAGATATTCGATCAGAAGAAGTTTAAAAAGAAGGATCAAGGCTTCCTTGGCGTGATAAACGTGAGGATCGGAGATGTTATCGATTTGCAGATGGGGGGTGATG AAATGCTCACCCGAGACCTCAAGAAATCCAATGACAACCTTGTCGTGCATGGAAAGCTTATTATCAACCTATCGACTAACCTCAGCACGCCGAACACTAACCAGGCGAACGGCTTGCATCGAACACAACTCGGTCCTTCGACATCAAGTGGACTTGTTCCACAGGTTGCACCAACCCCGTCGCTACCCCCGGCTGGCCCTAGCTCCGTCGATCAATCGGCAACTGCATCGAGTGCATCTTTGAACCCGCAGCGTGTTCCGTCGACTACCCGGCCGACCAGTCAGCTTGCCCCTCCCAACGGTGCACCGCCGATCCCTAATGGACAAGGAGCTCCGCGCCCCAATCTCAGTTCATTCGAGGATAACCAAGGGCGACTGCCAGCTGGCTGGGAGCGACGTGAGGATAACCTGGGAAGAACCTATTACGTGGACCACAACACTCGGACTACTACCTGGAACAGACCATCAGCCAATTACAATGAACAAACGCAACGTAACCAACGGGAGGCTAACATGCAGTTGGAGCGGAGAGCACACCAAAACCGAATGCTCCCCGAGGACCGGACTGGAGCCAGCTCACCCAACTTATCGGAAAGCCAGCCACAAGCTCAAACCCCACCAGCCGGTGGTAGCGgtagcagcaacagcaatgTGGTTTCCATGATGGCGACAGGGGCTACCACTGCAGGCACTGGTGAGCTTCCACCTGGTTGGGAACAGAGGACCACTCCGGAGGGCCGGCCGTATTTCGTTGATCACAACACCCGCACCACGACCTGGGTCGATCCGCGACGGCAGCAGTACATCCGGATGTATGGCCAGAATGCCGCTGGCGgtaacaccaccatccaacAGCAACCCGTTTCTCAACTCGGACCACTACCTAGCGGTTGGGAGATGCGTTTGACGAACACAGCTCGAGTGTACTTCGTTGACCATAACACGAAGACAACTACGTGGGATGATCCTCGCCTTCCATCTTCGTTGGACCAGGGTGTTCCGCAGTACAAGCGTGACTTCCGACGGAAGTTGATCTATTTCCGGTCACAACCAGCATTGCGCATCATGTCTGGCCAATGTCACGTTAAGGTTCGCCGGAATAACATTTTCGAAGACTCATACGCCGAGATTATGCGCCAGAGTGCTTCTGATTTGAAGAAGCGTCTCATGATCAAATTcgacggtgaagacggcCTGGACTATGGTGGTCTTTCTCG TgaattcttcttcctcctttctcaCGAAATGTTTAATCCGTTCTACTGTCTTTTCGAATACTCTGCGCACGATAATTATACCCTACAGATTAATCCTCATTCTGGTGTCAACCCGGAACATCTGAATTACTTCAAGTTTATTGGGCGGGTTGTTGGTTTGGCGATTTTCCACCGTCGCTTCCTCGATTCGTTCTTCATTGGCGCTTTCTACAAAATGATGCTGCGGAAGAAGGTGTCGTTGCAAGACATGGAGGGAGTTGACGAAGATTTGCATCGCAATCTGGCGTGGACTCT TGATAACGACATCGAGGGCATCATTGACTTGACCTTCGCGGTCGACGACGAAAAGTTTGGAGAGCGCCGTACAATCGAGCTAAAGCCTGGTGGTGAGGACGTACCAGTGACTAATGAGAACAAGCACGAATATGTCGA GCTGGTTACGGAGTGGAAGATCGTGAAGCGAGTAGAGGAGCAGTTCAATGCGTTTATGTCTGGTTTCAATGAACTTATTCCGGCGGATCTAGTCAACGTGTTCGATGAGCGCGAGCTGGAATTGTTGATTGGAGGTATTGCCGATATTGATGTCGATGACTGGAAGAAGCACACAGACTACCGCGGCTACCAGGAGCAGGACGAAGTCATCCAGAACTTCTGGAAGATTGTTCGCACCTGGGATGCGGAACAGAAGTCTCGCCTGCTTCAGTTCACTACGGGTACATCTCGTATTCCAGTCAACGGTTTCAAGGATCTCCAGGGTTCCGACGGGCCAAGACGATTTACCATCGAGAAATCTGGAGACCCAATTGCCTTACCCAAGTCGCACACATG TTTCAACCGTCTTGATCTTCCACCGTATAAGACACATGACACTCTAGAGCATAAATTATCTATTGCTGTGGAGGAGACATTAGGATTCGGGCAGGAGTAG
- a CDS encoding uncharacterized protein (COG:S;~EggNog:ENOG410PNY6) has translation MHLDLNPTTIPLSTFRTLLSSYETTLKTTTRSKALAKASSKGKKQKKIQSKKRAADSAQNEDGGHGHGHGLSQDAKKQVDAQVREFEALDAWRYESLPGLIERRSQGNADEGEGKGGHSLSKDEVVKLMEWKLKHGVYRPALLGMIKSNQEKSIQSATRSAFSLIQEEKCLDFQSNIQKGLDALTAPLRGVGPATASLILSVASADIPFYSDDAFLWLCKRKDGGERSKEVRQNGELNVKYNIPEYKRLWDAVQKLRARLNEEAGEGEGISCADVERVALVVRHFDQSGLQNEATNREEREDGKRKKRRVHNE, from the exons ATGCATCTAGACCTCAACCCTACAACAATACCGTTATCCACATTCAGAACCCTCCTGTCTTCATACGAAACAACCCTGAAGACAACAACGCGGTCCAAAGCCCTCGCCAAAGCCTCAtcaaaggggaagaagcagaagaagatccagagCAAGAAGCGCGCCGCTGACTCTGCCCAAAATGAAGATGGCGGGCACGGGCACGGGCACGGGCTAAGTCAAGACGCGAAGAAGCAGGTCGACGCGCAGGTTAGGGAGTTTGAGGCCCTTGATGCGTGGCGGTATGAGTCTCTCCCGGGGCTCATTGAGCGGAGAAGTCAAGGGAACGccgatgaaggagaagggaaaggagggcATTCTCTCtccaaggacgaggttgTTAAGTTGATGGAGTGGAAGCT AAAACACGGCGTCTACCGCCCAGCCCTGCTAGGCATGATAAAATCAAACCAAGAAAAGAGCATCCAAAGCGCAACACGCAGCGCGTTTTCTCTCATCCAGGAGGAAAAGTGTCTCGATTTTCAGAGTAATATCCAGAAAGGCCTGGATGCCCTGACGGCGCCGCTCCGGGGTGTCGGGCCTGCGACGGCGTCGCTGATTCTGTCTGTTGCGTCGGCGGATATCCCGTTTTACAGTGATGATGcgtttctttggctttgt aaacggaaAGACGGAGGAGAGCGAAGCAAAGAAGTTCGGCAGAATGGGGAATTGAATGTCAAGTACAATATCCCCGAGTATAAACGGCTTTGGGATGCAGTGCAGAAGTTGCGGGCGAGGTTGAATGAGGAggctggtgagggtgaaggCATTTCGTGTGCGGATGTGGAGAGGGTGGCATTGGTGGTTAGGCACTTTGATCAGTCCGGACTTCAGAACGAGGCAACGAatagagaagagagagaggatgggaagaggaagaagagaagggtgCATAATGAGTAG
- a CDS encoding uncharacterized protein (COG:S;~EggNog:ENOG410PXTW), which translates to MNRDVVEGNSTSLRSSARFPDPQESLALMDTPSLHVNVLGLTPSPGLQLRENSVQDEKHDCFDDEHEPADANVMTDGIDQTVKETGLEGFEAQQNNTIDFGQDLFDPLFDSTIPELDSLFSRKRTAEESHEFLPEKRQQLEYPGTPSLTTDSGLQSPASLFDTFDNLFGNGVDLPLVLHDNPIPDFEEETVEPPLGTPETSTPGVSESTKERFFLDEQDILSATTREIFQVGKLPEYTSPYPVTGGPLGYIPSSPGIHVKCVGLREEKKDREILSLQAKLSQITRERDQYRKSLLQYTKLDHNGKVPEQQLREENAMIRRVSSRHQARVEKYKKEAADWKGRLHLVSTLYNALLYEIQVEKRVPTVGSIPAGYKRSRKSASVLEQIIGHAAVPLPHPQNSVHSQFEKTLNGNIQPSAPTTRQTSHPEQQTQAVTIDLTEEIEAPVAEPPSEEERRAALKSLQSKKYNWLQAGKDAAENTVSSIDDDELALMMEEELSRA; encoded by the coding sequence ATGAATAGAGACGTGGTTGAAGGTAACTCTACCTCCCTCAGGTCCTCTGCCCGCTTTCCCGATCCTCAAGAGTCTCTCGCTCTTATGGATACTCCTTCTCTACATGTGAATGTTCTGGGGCTTACACCTTCCCCTGGGCTTCAGCTGCGGGAAAACTCCGTACAGGATGAGAAACATGACTGTTTCgatgatgaacatgaacCGGCCGATGCGAATGTCATGACGGATGGCATAGACCAGACGGTCAAAGAAACCGGCTTGGAAGGGTTTGAAGCACAACAAAACAATACTATTGATTTTGGTCAGGATTTGTTCGATCCGCTGTTCGATTCTACCATCCCAGAACTcgattctctcttctcccGCAAACGAACCGCAGAGGAGTCGCACGAATTTCTGCCTGAGAAACGACAACAGTTGGAATATCCTGGGACGCCGTCGCTTACCACCGATTCGGGGCTCCAATCACCTGCCTCGCTCTTCGACACCTTTGACAACTTGTTTGGAAATGGAGTTGACCTGCCGTTGGTATTGCACGACAATCCAATACCTGATTTCGAAGAGGAGACTGTCGAGCCTCCGCTGGGCACGCCTGAAACTAGCACGCCTGGAGTAAGCGAATCGACGAAGGAACGATTTtttctggatgagcaggACATTCTTTCCGCCACTACCCGCGAAATATTCCAAGTTGGAAAACTGCCCGAGTACACCTCGCCGTACCCAGTCACTGGAGGGCCGCTAGGTTACATTCCTTCGTCTCCGGGAATCCATGTCAAATGTGTCGGCTtaagggaagagaaaaaggaccGTGAGATCTTGAGTCTACAGGCCAAACTCTCCCAGATTACACGCGAGCGAGACCAGTACAGAAAATCGTTATTGCAATATACAAAGCTAGACCACAACGGGAAAGTACCGGAACAGCAGCTCCGTGAGGAGAATGCAATGATTCGACGAGTGTCATCCAGACATCAAGCCCGCGTCGAGAAATataagaaagaagcagccgaTTGGAAGGGCAGACTCCACCTTGTCAGCACCTTGTACAACGCCCTTTTGTATGAAATCCAAGTCGAAAAGCGGGTCCCCACTGTTGGTTCTATCCCAGCTGGGTACAAGCGGTCGCGGAAGTCAGCCTCTGTGCTGGAACAGATAATCGGCCACGCTGCTGTGCCACTGCCTCATCCACAAAATTCGGTGCACTCGCAATTTGAAAAAACGCTTAACGGCAATATCCAACCTTCTGCCCCGACTACACGGCAAACCAGTCATCCCGAGCAACAAACCCAAGCTGTCACAATTGATTTGACCGAAGAAATTGAAGCTCCCGTTGCTGAACCCCCgtctgaagaagagcgccgTGCAGCACTCAAGTCCCTGCAAAGCAAGAAATACAATTGGTTACAAGCCGGAAAGGATGCGGCCGAAAATACTGTCTCGAGTATCGATGACGACGAGCTCGCTCTTatgatggaggaagaatTATCACGGGCATAA
- the LST8 gene encoding WD40 repeat domain-containing protein (BUSCO:EOG092638XA;~COG:S;~EggNog:ENOG410PIRV;~InterPro:IPR011047,IPR037588,IPR015943,IPR001680, IPR019775,IPR020472,IPR017986;~PFAM:PF00400;~go_component: GO:0031931 - TORC1 complex [Evidence IEA];~go_component: GO:0031932 - TORC2 complex [Evidence IEA];~go_function: GO:0005515 - protein binding [Evidence IEA];~go_process: GO:0031929 - TOR signaling [Evidence IEA]), with translation MSVILCTAGYDHTIRFWEALSGICSRTIQHPDSQVNRLCITPDKRYLAAAGHSNVKLYDIKSTNPNPVMTFEGHTNNITGVAFHCEGKWMVTSSEDGTVKVWDTRTGSLQRNYAHKAPVNDVVIHPNQGELISGDRAGIVRVWDLGESVCTHQLIPEDDVGVHSVSVASDGSLLCAGNKKGNVYIWRMIQEAEVTRIVPICTFQAHKDYLTRVLLSPDVKHLATCSADHTAKVWNLDLDYPPAKMAIASAARPKAKSPSITESKPTSPSPVGTESQSSSMQFEKGRADSIPFHLLNGTPPPGNPVEPPPSFPVQPDGPPMDPNTGTLFLETTLANHQRWVWDCAFSADSAYLVTVSSDHYARLWELASGQIIRQYSGHHRGAVCVALNDYSEPR, from the exons ATGAGTGTTATTCTATGTACCG CGGGTTATGACCATACTATCCG CTTTTGGGAGGCTCTATCTGGTATTTGCTCGCGCACAATACAGCATCCCGACTCCCAGGTAAACCGCCTTTGCATCACACCTGACAAACGATATCTCGCGGCTGCCGGTCACAGCAATGTGAAATTATACGACATTAAATCCACGAACCCGAATCCGGTGATGACATTTGAAGGCCACACAAACAATATCACCGGCGTTGCGTTTCATTGCGAAGGGAAGTGGATGGTTACCAGCTCTGAAGATGGCACAGTAAAGGTATGGGACACAAGAACTGGCAGTTTGCAGCGCAATTATGCGCACAAAGCTCCGGTGAATGATGTAGTCATACATCCAAACCAAGGAGAACTTATCAGCGGTGACCGCGCTGGTATTGTCCGAGTATGGGATCTCGGGGAGAGCGTCTGCACTCATCAATTGATCCCAGAGGACGACGTTGGTGTGCATAGTGTCAGCGTTGCCAGTGATGGATCTCTACTCTGCGCAGGAAACAAGAAG GGAAACGTGTACATCTGGCGAATGATCCAAGAGGCCGAAGTAACTCGCATTGTTCCGATTTGTACCTTCCAAGCTCACAAGGACTATCTCACCCGTGTCCTCCTATCGCCTGATGTCAAACACCTGGCAACCTGCTCCGCTGACCATACTGCAAAAGTATGGAACCTCGACCTGGACTATCCCCCGGCGAAAATGGCCATTGCATCGGCCGCCCGGCCAAAAGCCAAATCGCCATCTATAACAGAATCGAAGCCAACGTCCCCGTCTCCTGTGGGAACCGAGAGTCAAAGCAGTTCAATGCAGTTTGAGAAGGGCAGAGCGGACAGTATTCCATTCCACTTGCTCAACGGGACCCCGCCGCCTGGAAATCCCGTTGAACCGCCACCATCATTTCCTGTACAGCCGGACGGCCCTCCCATGGACCCGAATACCGGCACACTTTTCCTAGAAACAACATTAGCAAACCACCAACGGTGGGTCTGGGACTGTGCGTTTTCAGCCGATTCTGCGTATTTGGTTACTGTGTCTAGTGACCATTATGCGCGATTATGGGAACTGGCGTCCGGACAGATAATCCGTCAATATAGTGGGCATCACCGCGGGGCGGTATGTGTTGCACTAAACGATTATTCGGAGCCTCGTTAG
- a CDS encoding uncharacterized protein (COG:S;~EggNog:ENOG410Q8SZ;~InterPro:IPR027417) — protein sequence MVMDALNATAQQLADQAQRFSFFTGLVKPAPQYRFFLVAGKTRPGKSTIVARCTGKDVIVGHELYSCTVSIDTYSYARALSLQREIIDEGTALGETQAGIAVAGDLYKARREHGRQLRDLENDRKS from the exons ATGGTCATGGACGCCCTAAACGCCACTGCGCAACAACTCGCCGACCAAGCCCAACGGTTCTCGTTTTTCACGGGGCTCGTCAAGCCTGCTCCCCAATACAGGTTCTTCCTTGTTGCTGGGAAGACAAGGCCGGGAAAGAGTACCATTGTTGCGCGCTGTACAGGGAAGGATGTTATTGTTGGGCATGAATTGTACTCTT GCACAGTCTCAATAGACACATACAGCTACGCCCGAGCCCTTAGTCTTCAGCGAGAGATTATCGATGAAGGGACGGCGCTCGGTGAAACGCAGGCTGGGATAGCCGTTGCGGGTGATCTATACAAAGCCCGACGAGAGCATGGGCGGCAGCTGCGAGACTTGGAAAACGATCGCAAGAGCTGA
- the SGN1 gene encoding polyadenylate-binding protein (COG:A;~EggNog:ENOG410PPMX;~InterPro:IPR000504,IPR012677,IPR035979;~PFAM:PF00076;~go_function: GO:0003676 - nucleic acid binding [Evidence IEA]) has protein sequence MATEEHEIKDERLEATHEEGGDDEEEIEAMKRRVAEMESEAAKLREMQATLDEQSESLKEDKEDIDARSIFVGNVDYAASPEEIQAHFQSCGSINRVTILLDKYTGQPKGYAYVEFAEPSLVAQALVLNESVFRGRNLKVTPKRTNLPGMGSRGRGRGRGRGYGRGGPRGGYRGGYRGRGRGYAPY, from the exons ATGGCAACAGAAGAACATGAGATCAAGGATGAGCGCCTGGAGGCCACTCACGAGGAGGGGGGTGACGATGAG gaagaaatcgaggcCATGAAGCGACGGGTGGCCGAAATGGAATCCGAAGCTGCCAAATTACGGGAAATGCAAGCTACACTCGACGAACAATCCGAGAGCCTGAAAGAAGACAAGGAGGATATCGATGCCCGGAGTATCTTCGTTGGTAATGTGGACTATGCTGCTTCCCCCGAGGAAATCCAGGCGCATTTCCAGAGCTGCGGCTCAATCAACCGCGTTACAATCCTCCTAGACAAATACACAGGCCAACCCAAAGG CTATGCCTACGTAGAATTTGCCGAGCCTAGCTTGGTGGCGCAGGCTCTTGTCCTGAACGAGAGTGTCTTTCGCGGCAGGAACCTGAAG GTAACGCCCAAACGCACCAACCTTCCTGGTATGGGCAGCCGGGGACGCGGTCGAGGCCGCGGCCGGGGATATGGCCGAGGAGGCCCTCGTGGAGGCTACCGCGGCGGCTATCGAGGCCGCGGACGAGGCTATGCACCTTATTAA
- a CDS encoding uncharacterized protein (COG:S;~EggNog:ENOG410PFSY;~InterPro:IPR037807;~go_component: GO:0005671 - Ada2/Gcn5/Ada3 transcription activator complex [Evidence IEA]), translating into MFRLLPWSSSIGGDKVMAKEVKMLAAPHCAPPSVSGFTLPQLKRKRSDSNDSTTSRDAPVATKLRTDDTPSKQIPFQQQQQQQHSATKDDATTMPTERLSDQAPARAPDLPPLLPDGGGSDPSDVPSSDNQKTAVRKVDVERLRETLEAQLSLEVLLKHNELRLIDQEIAKCQVALEQLRRCAEIPYPGSQAIGVSQSMSSGTGMSVWAPGNGPAPISPAPWGVANGPYTRHYSRWLLPDPRFDGGEVEPATPMGYGMATPLEGRSTRGNPIDIGYLAGKSTRPQRGSTGTKLQSLPSGYPAPKERAGPMIIRRKSDNVFVKLVCLDCRRDNFSSTQGFINHCRIAHNRNFASHDAAAVASGEPVEVDDAGAVVGGKSEPPSTSLAPGFVHPLIRSAHVIEPTPPRTSSTSESSDIAARKPSSENGGLQTVETPRTLSHTPRGPKTPTIAKAPNDAFTASNDTPHLSSLMKLRGVGLDLGQLVGDAKTTVDLDGYFSEEGDSESEPTTPSAELKSNKPLATRAGRQPMRTTASQTASERPDGHKGIERPNHQPLVLETLTPSRPQAPYQSPYAQTGSEMNELREVDGVDLSPNTVESNQAPSLVSDDDEFEAASDSDSPGPSSSEAGDGDDFSLIDVEDDEDTTGSTTTSDSNPKPDVGLGSAGKPLHHGKVRKKGQYIPPSVVPLNRGKDEKRVSFVSPSSSPSKDKKDGKRSPER; encoded by the coding sequence ATGTTTCGTCTGCTCCCTTGGTCCTCTTCCATCGGGGGGGATAAGGTAATGGCCAAAGAGGTCAAGATGCTCGCTGCGCCTCACTGCGCCCCTCCCTCTGTCAGCGGCTTCACACTGCCCCAGTTGAAGCGCAAACGATCTGATTCCAACGATTCAACTACCAGTCGCGATGCCCCAGTCGCAACAAAGTTACGAACAGATGATACACCCTCGAAGCAAATACCCtttcaacaacaacaacaacaacaacactctGCGACCAAAGATGATGCGACCACCATGCCAACCGAACGTCTGAGCGACCAGGCTCCCGCGCGCGCGCCAGATTTGCCACCTTTGCTGCctgatggtggtggctcCGATCCATCCGATGTTCCGTCGTCCGACAACCAGAAGACTGCTGTGCGCAAAGTCGATGTAGAGCGGTTGCGCGAAACGTTAGAAGCCCAGCTCAGCCTCGAGGTGCTGCTGAAACATAACGAACTTCGGTTGATCGACCAGGAGATCGCAAAATGTCAAGTCGCGTTGGAACAACTGCGCCGCTGCGCGGAAATCCCCTACCCTGGGTCTCAAGCTATTGGCGTATCGCAGTCGATGAGCAGTGGGACTGGAATGTCAGTATGGGCTCCTGGAAATGGACCTGCACCGATCTCTCCAGCACCCTGGGGTGTCGCAAACGGCCCTTACACCCGTCACTATTCGCGGTGGTTGCTGCCAGACCCGCGTTTCGATGGTGGCGAGGTCGAGCCGGCAACACCTATGGGCTATGGCATGGCAACTCCTCTGGAAGGTCGCTCGACGCGCGGAAACCCAATCGATATTGGCTATCTGGCTGGCAAGTCTACAAGGCCTCAGCGAGGATCCACTGGGACGAAGCTCCAGTCCTTGCCTAGCGGTTACCCAGCTCCGAAAGAAAGAGCTGGCCCCATGATTATCCGACGAAAGTCAGATAATGTTTTTGTCAAGCTGGTCTGTCTAGATTGCCGCAGGGACAATTTCTCTAGCACTCAGGGCTTCATCAACCATTGCCGCATTGCCCATAACCGCAACTTTGCAAGCCACGATGCCGCAGCGGTTGCGTCCGGGGAGCCTGTCGAAGTAGATGACGCTGGTGCCGTTGTCGGTGGCAAGAGTGAACCTCCCTCCACTTCACTCGCGCCCGGCTTCGTTCATCCTCTCATTCGCTCTGCTCACGTTATCGAACCAACGCCGCCTAGAACGTCGTCCACGTCAGAATCATCTGACATTGCAGCTCGAAAACCGTCTTCAGAAAACGGCGGTTTACAAACGGTGGAAACACCTCGTACCTTGTCTCATACACCACGGGGCCCCAAGACCCCTACGATAGCAAAAGCGCCAAACGATGCATTCACTGCTTCGAATGATACCCCCCATTTATCATCTTTGATGAAACTTCGAGGCGTTGGGCTCGACCTTGGCCAGTTGGTCGGTGATGCAAAGACCACAGTGGATCTCGACGGATACTTTTCTGAGGAGGGAGACTCGGAGTCTGAGCCAACAACACCGTCCGCAGAGCTAAAATCCAACAAGCCACTTGCTACTCGTGCCGGGCGACAGCCCATGCGCACGACAGCTTCACAAACAGCCTCTGAGCGCCCCGACGGCCACAAAGGCATCGAAAGGCCTAATCACCAGCCTCTCGTGCTGGAGACACTAACGCCTTCTCGACCGCAGGCGCCTTACCAGTCTCCTTATGCGCAAACAGGCTCTGAGATGAATGAGCTGCGGGAAGTTGATGGGGTCGACTTGAGCCCGAATACCGTGGAGTCAAATCAAGCTCCGAGTCTTGTGAGTGACGATGACGAATTTGAAGCGGCGTCTGACTCGGACAGCCCTGGGCCTAGCTCTTCTGAGGCAGGGGACGGAGACGACTTTAGCCTCATTGATgtggaggatgacgaggacacGACAGGCTCGACCACAACCAGCGATTCAAACCCCAAGCCAGATGTTGGATTGGGAAGTGCCGGCAAGCCCCTGCATCATGGAAaagtgaggaagaagggacAATATATCCCGCCATCCGTTGTTCCGTTGAATCGGGGGAAAGACGAGAAGCGTGTGAGCTTTGTTAGTCCGAGCTCGAGCCCGagcaaggacaagaaggatgggAAGCGATCTCCTGAACGATAA
- a CDS encoding GPI anchored serine-threonine rich protein (COG:S;~EggNog:ENOG410PTEY), which yields MGLSLRANQQHANVGYLPFCYSTRLTQKTENRCYNNCPNDGSRTGIQQQRISYCNAAGQLSSSTTRPATKTATATSSDTDASSTSDGAAASATADDAASRLEIGLGAGFGVGLALLGGLV from the coding sequence ATGGGATTGTCTCTGCGAGCAAACCAACAACATGCTAACGTAGGTTACCTACCTTTCTGTTACAGCACCCGTCTAACTCAAAAAACTGAGAACAGATGCTACAATAACTGCCCCAACGATGGCAGCCGCACCGGCATCCAGCAGCAAAGAATCTCTTACTGCAACGCTGCAGGCCAGCTCTCGTCTAGCACCACGCGTCCAGCTACAAAGACCGCGACTGCGACATCGTCTGATACCGATGCTTCATCGACGAGCGATGGAGCTGCTGCGTCGGCGACGGCGGACGATGCGGCGTCGAGACTGGAGATTGGACTGGGGGCAGGGTTTGGGGTTGGACTGGCTCTTTTGGGTGGGTTGGTGTAG